From one Triticum urartu cultivar G1812 chromosome 3, Tu2.1, whole genome shotgun sequence genomic stretch:
- the LOC125542436 gene encoding anthranilate synthase beta subunit 1, chloroplastic-like isoform X2 has translation MACSHLAVASSPATTGTALCSGATSPAAGFARLPATRRPEKGLLALNGRRAMKPVVAAAGSTAPAPVKKPIIVIDNYDSFTYNLCQYMGELGVHFEVYRNDELTIEDVKRMKPRGILISPGPGEPQDSGISLQTVLELRPTIPIFGVCMGLQCIGETFGGKIIRVPSGVMHGKSSPVHYDEVLGKAIFEGLSNPFTAARYHSLVIEKESFPQDELEITAWTEDGLIMAARHKKYKHIQGVQFHPESIITPEGKRIILNFARYVEEFEKQTSGTQ, from the exons ATGGCCTGCTCCCACCTCGCCGTGGCCTCTTCACCGGCAACCACCGGCACTGCGTTGTGCTCTGGGGCGACATCCCCCGCCGCCGGTTTCGCGCGCCTTCCCGCGACTCGCC GTCCTGAGAAAGGCTTGTTGGCCCTCAATGGTAGGAGGGCCATGAAGCCGGTGGTCGCTGCCGCCGGGTCGACCGCACCGGCACCGGTGAAGAAGCCCATCATCGTTATCGACAACTACGATAGCTTTACCTACAACCTGTGCCAG TATATGGGGGAGCTTGGAGTACATTTTGAGGTGTACCGTAATGATGAACTTACCATAGAGGATGTAAAGAG GATGAAGCCACGAGGAATACTTATTTCTCCAGGGCCTG GCGAACCACAAGATTCAGGTATATCATTGCAGACTGTTCTGGAACTCAGGCCAACCATCCCAATATTCGGAGTTTGCATGGGTCTGCAATGCATTGGAGAGACTTTTGGAG GGAAGATTATTCGCGTTCCTTCTGGTGTGATGCATGGAAAAAGCTCCCCAGTTCACTATGACGAAGTTCTAGGAAAGGCCATATTTGAGGGCTTGTCAAA CCCTTTTACCGCTGCAAGATATCATAGCTTGGTCATTGAGAAGGAAAGCTTCCCACAAGACGAACTGGAAATCACGGCATGGACTGAAGATGGACTTATCATGGCCGCCCGCCACAAGAAGTACAAGCATATCCAG GGGGTCCAGTTTCACCCAGAGAGTATCATCACCCCTGAAGGCAAGAGAATCATCCTCAACTTTGCGAGATACGTCGAGGAGTTTGAGAAGCAGACCTCGGGGACTCAGTAG
- the LOC125542436 gene encoding anthranilate synthase beta subunit 1, chloroplastic-like isoform X1, whose product MACSHLAVASSPATTGTALCSGATSPAAGFARLPATRRTNRSMFPHPPTGPEKGLLALNGRRAMKPVVAAAGSTAPAPVKKPIIVIDNYDSFTYNLCQYMGELGVHFEVYRNDELTIEDVKRMKPRGILISPGPGEPQDSGISLQTVLELRPTIPIFGVCMGLQCIGETFGGKIIRVPSGVMHGKSSPVHYDEVLGKAIFEGLSNPFTAARYHSLVIEKESFPQDELEITAWTEDGLIMAARHKKYKHIQGVQFHPESIITPEGKRIILNFARYVEEFEKQTSGTQ is encoded by the exons ATGGCCTGCTCCCACCTCGCCGTGGCCTCTTCACCGGCAACCACCGGCACTGCGTTGTGCTCTGGGGCGACATCCCCCGCCGCCGGTTTCGCGCGCCTTCCCGCGACTCGCCGTACGAATCGCTCCATGT TCCCTCACCCCCCCACAGGTCCTGAGAAAGGCTTGTTGGCCCTCAATGGTAGGAGGGCCATGAAGCCGGTGGTCGCTGCCGCCGGGTCGACCGCACCGGCACCGGTGAAGAAGCCCATCATCGTTATCGACAACTACGATAGCTTTACCTACAACCTGTGCCAG TATATGGGGGAGCTTGGAGTACATTTTGAGGTGTACCGTAATGATGAACTTACCATAGAGGATGTAAAGAG GATGAAGCCACGAGGAATACTTATTTCTCCAGGGCCTG GCGAACCACAAGATTCAGGTATATCATTGCAGACTGTTCTGGAACTCAGGCCAACCATCCCAATATTCGGAGTTTGCATGGGTCTGCAATGCATTGGAGAGACTTTTGGAG GGAAGATTATTCGCGTTCCTTCTGGTGTGATGCATGGAAAAAGCTCCCCAGTTCACTATGACGAAGTTCTAGGAAAGGCCATATTTGAGGGCTTGTCAAA CCCTTTTACCGCTGCAAGATATCATAGCTTGGTCATTGAGAAGGAAAGCTTCCCACAAGACGAACTGGAAATCACGGCATGGACTGAAGATGGACTTATCATGGCCGCCCGCCACAAGAAGTACAAGCATATCCAG GGGGTCCAGTTTCACCCAGAGAGTATCATCACCCCTGAAGGCAAGAGAATCATCCTCAACTTTGCGAGATACGTCGAGGAGTTTGAGAAGCAGACCTCGGGGACTCAGTAG